The Colias croceus chromosome 2, ilColCroc2.1 region AGCTACGGCCTGGACGATAAAGAAGTAAGAGTAGACGATGAGGGCCAGAGGCAAGAAGTAGCAGGCGATTGAGTAAGTAATGATGTAGATTTGGCTAAGCAGGTCCTTGCTGAGGTAGTCAGTTCCGCATGCGGTCATGTTTCCCTCAGGTACATATCTGTCAAAAGTTCAATATTTGATAACAATCAAAAACAATTGGAAcaggtataaattattaattaattcttgaatgaaataattttgtataaaatgaaataaccTGCTCCAGCCGAAGATGGGTGCCAGAGTCCATGCAAGTGAGAACGCCCAGACTCCAAAGATTTGCAGAAGTGCTCCATTGACGGTCAATGGTTTGGCAGCAATTCCTTTCACGATAACATTGTATCGATCGAAGGCAATTGCTGTCATAGTCCAAATTGAGACGCAACCGAATAATGAACCAAAGCAGGCATAGAACTGGCACGCTACAGGacctgtaggtatataaataatgatcaaatataaatattcagaactaataactaataaatatgaacAGTATTATCCCTAAATTCTTACCGAAGACCCATGTTTGGTAGTAGCTGTTAATACACAAAGGCGGAGCCATCATTGCCATCATCAGGAAGTCGGAGAAAGCCAAGTTTACAACAAGCAGGTTTGAGGGGGTCTTCAGAGACTGAAATCAGagaatgaattattatatcgTAGTTAGTACACGATAATATAATGTCAACCAATATCTAAATAGGTATTTCAGGTTACCTTTGTAGTggagaaaatgtaaataaccATGCCATTGCCCGTAACTGAAATGAACGCCAAAATGCAAATAGTGAAGCCTAGTAGTCCATACCATAGTGGGTTCATCGGTGGGAACTGATACCTGAGAATAACAATTTgagttatacatttttaatttcgaAAACTGCATGCTAAAATGTTTGCATTCAGAGTTCGCATTTCCTTACCAGTGTGCATCAATCAGGTGTAGCATTTCGGGCAAGACTTTGTCGACAACTGTCTGGTTTGCGCTGTAAGCCTCTGCATGACCGCCCCATGTTTGCATGGCGGCAACGCCTGGTGCTGGGTCCATGCTGGTGATTGCCATTTTTACGAACTAAATTTCTTATTCTAAAAAACTGCAaggtaaaaattgtaattaaaaatagttactttCACGTTATATTAGAAACAAAATGGAATACGATGAAAAAGGACTTCAAGTTTCTAGCGATGAACCCGAGTTATTGatgtaactttaaaaaattgaaaaataaaattctaccACCAAGTATTTTTTGACTCACTAAAATGTCCTACGAGGAAGGGCGGGAAGGTGGGTCGCCCCGAGATggttattaccaaaaatactgAAGAAAATCGCTTCACGAACTACTCCAGTCTTTAGTTTAACCAATCTCCGGCGGTTGCTGAGGTTGTGTTGCGGAGGCTACTCATATTTTGCCGTCCGCAGACcgcttttataagaaaacaaggAGGATTAACCCCACGACGTCACGAAGAAAatcaatattcataattagatataagttaAGTCTAAGACGGTGAATACATTATCTACTTATTCATACAACGTTTCGACAGGGACTCATTTctaagaaaacatttttttcatgaatagataattaaataaatatttgtctaaatctatattttaatatattatataaatctcgcgttacaatgtttgtcctcaatggactcctaaaccacttaaccgattataataaaattcgcacaccatgtgcagttcgatccaacttgagagataggatagtttaaaatatctcaaatcgttttagagaaagcgggcgaagccgcgggtggtaagctagtttgttataaattacatatttatgttcaAAGTTAATAAACGCAAGTGTTTAACTAAGAAACTCATATAGTTGGTAGATTATTCCAGTATCAATTTCTTTCTTTTAACTATCTTGAAACGTtacctatacctacctatagttACCATACCAAATCTTGTACCtatataggtaagtaggtaaccatttttataattttaaaagtttagaTTAAAGTTTGCAAATCTATTTATCGCCAATGTAATCATAAATTATCGATATGtttaacatacctacctatcaaTGTTatcaatacctacatatataataaaattgtaagtaggtacctactatatatctatatatatatatataataaaattgtaagtaggtactatatatCTACAACCATATAGCGACTAGGGAAAAGAAAAGCGAATCTAGCGAAAACTggtgaaatttttaaaaatacattcctGAGATTATTGTTTTACCAGATTATGCACTTTTAGCAGTtcattcattatttcaatCATAATTATTGCTAACTAAGTATAGCTAAGATGTTTTCATATAATGCAGTTAGCAAGTACAGCCCTGCATTTCTTCAAGTACCCTACCCTACTTATGTATACGGACGTTATGGTTATAGAGGTAAAAAGGTATTCTTGTTAACTGGATTATGGTAacaagaaaaattatattttctttcatagTTAGTTGATACTAGCACGCCGCACACGAGGGGTCGTTCCTAAAGTAATATTCGATTTCAAAATAATGTCGTAATTTTTACTtcataataactaataagtaattataaaaataattggaaataccaataatttaaatgtaactattttttgttgtattatatatggaaaaaataatatagcttGATATATATTTACTGATTATTCATCATCGTTATCATCTATTATTCTTTTTTACAAGGAAGACTACACTAAATTAGTGTCGTCTTTTTTTGTCTACTTTATATAAATGACATTTtgctttttcttttataaatccAGCTCCTTGGGAATTTTGGGATCAAAAGAAAGAAGGCATAGGAaggctttttatttacatatattttatcctaACTATTAACTACAAACTCGTTTTTCGAATCTGAAAGATAGTTTAAATATGCTTATATGTAATATCAAATATGCACATGCAAAAGTCTGTCTATCCGTTTGTCGGTTTTATTATGGCCAACTGCTGaactgatttttatgaaattggaATATCTAAAGGATATCTCGTCAAGTTGTTTATTGTAAAGTTTCCATTTGTTACCCACGAACTTCCCGATTGATCttagttttaagtttttaccatattttaaGCATTAAAGGGTTTTTCTTCATCGTCATCGTAAGTCAATCTGGGACAAGCGAACAATAtctatgtatataaattacaaatttcttttatataccGCTGCTTCATTGGCGTAGTAGCGCAGTCACATAAGCTACCTACTTAGCTAGTATAGTTAAGCCTAAATACAAACATATTCTTACAAACTTATTTAgcgtaattactaattagtaattaggACTATTGAAACCTCATTACAATGTCAAGTCATAATTTGTTAAATCTCTTGTTTTCGGTAAGTAATTGTAATTCCTACTTATATCTTGTATgtatactattatattattatctgtgcttatattaattttaacgtaAGCGAAGTCAATTAATATGGATGGGTACAAATATTTAAGTCTTGGTTAATCCGGACAGAGTAGTATGTATATTACCCTAGAAAACATTGAAAACAATTACTGtgaaatgcatattttatttgaaggaGTCTGGAGTAGTAAGTACGGGcacataaactatattttattaaaattcaagtaaatctatcctactaatattataaatgcgaaagtttgtatggatgtttgttactctttcacgtaaaaactactgaaccgattacaatgaaatttagcacacatataacaaaaaaaacatataaaaaaaaaatctttaattttattgacttagttataataattaatttaatatgtgatttttttttactgtctctataaactttattttatttgttaaaaacgACATTGGaatgtattgaaaatataataagccTCATAATGAACTCTCACATTATTCACACATACATAGTTACGcacatacaaacacacacacacacacacacacccacaCCCTACCTACACTACGTcttcaaaatacattttttttctttaattctataaaatactaactagtcaaataattattttgattgtattaattgttttaattgtcttaattattctatttgctaaatattatggaactaattttttttaaatattattttattttagtattatttttcatcTGTCAACATtgtaaaaattttcttttgtaactaattaatattgaacTATTCTGATGTAATGTATCGGGAAGGCACAGACTCCTGAAACACAGCGAAAGCTATATTGGGAGTCTGGGGTCTATATTCTGATGTAAGGAAGCttgttcaataaatgatttttattttattttttattttatttttttatatagagggtaacttggattaacacataggatagtttttatcccggaaatcccacgggaacgggaactatgcgggttttcctttgcaaacgcgggcgaagccgcgggcggaaatctagtactactataaagctgaagagttggtagtttgtttgaatgcgctaatcacGGAaactacgggtccgatttgaaaatttcttacggtgttagatagcccatttatcgaggaaggctataattacctatatcatctcgctaagaccaacaggagcggagcacattggataaaaccgcggagcacagctagtaataagaTACGAAAGTTTTAATACGTAACTCTTTATATGTTCTGTGCCTAATTCCATACCTTTCACCCATAGGGATTGTTTCTTTGAAAGCGTTTCTGTATCTGTACTGGCGGTTGAACCtggattaattattttcaatttccaGAGATGTATTTCTGTTGctgctttaaaaaaataaagtttgaaCAACGGTTGGCAGTCACAgtgcattattttttttgcagtTGTTCCATATTATCTGCCCGGAAAgcaagtaaaattaaaaactcgtcatcaaaGATCGGATATAAGGTCCAATAATCTAAGaattattaagtaggtacgcAAATATCAAATTACCGTCTTTgatatgattatttttgtaactctgtgaacgcaacggattttgatgcggttttttttaatagtagtGATTTAtgaggttttagtatataatttattaggttttagaccaagcgggcgaagccgcgggcggtaagctagtaggtaatatGTTAGTATGGGGATATTGCCGCGCTTCGACATTATAATACATGTAGATTCTAAAGTACTGCGATGACCACTCAAGAACTTTGCATGAAGTTTAAGCATATTATAAAGCATATATTTAATgatctttaaaacaaataaaaatacgcaaagtttgtaaaaaatgacaaagaaaaatatttttttatttttctaaggaatttaaatataaagtcgAAATTCTAAATATGAgcataaaaagtttatttcatGGGGTATATTATTCAgtcatcaatttatttaaaaattacttttcttGAGCTGATAGGTAATTACATTCAAAGTCCCCCATACCTCGCGCTTACTGACATCTTCAAAGACCTGTATTTTGAAAACTAAGCTTCTAAATGCAAAAATTTTTCGTATACATACCGAGGATATATACAGGTGTAACATACCAAAATATAACCGAAATCTGAGACCTGACCCTGAAATCTGTGTCCGCTTGGCGTGAAATGCCCCTAATATTACATAGTGGGAAGATATTATCGTCTAGATACAGGCTCGGCCTAGTTGAGACGATAATGTCCATAGTTTTAAGTATTGTGCTTATATAAAATGAGTGACATACACAGTGTTATTGAAG contains the following coding sequences:
- the LOC123698808 gene encoding opsin-1-like, which translates into the protein MAITSMDPAPGVAAMQTWGGHAEAYSANQTVVDKVLPEMLHLIDAHWYQFPPMNPLWYGLLGFTICILAFISVTGNGMVIYIFSTTKSLKTPSNLLVVNLAFSDFLMMAMMAPPLCINSYYQTWVFGPVACQFYACFGSLFGCVSIWTMTAIAFDRYNVIVKGIAAKPLTVNGALLQIFGVWAFSLAWTLAPIFGWSRYVPEGNMTACGTDYLSKDLLSQIYIITYSIACYFLPLALIVYSYFFIVQAVAAHEKAMREQAKKMNVASLRSSEQANTSAECKLAKVALMTISLWFMAWTPYLVINFAGVFETAPISPLSTIWGSVFAKANAVYNPIVYGISHPKYRAALYQRFPSLACQPSPSEETGSVASAATACTEEKPSA